A window from Vigna angularis cultivar LongXiaoDou No.4 chromosome 7, ASM1680809v1, whole genome shotgun sequence encodes these proteins:
- the LOC108336217 gene encoding L-type lectin-domain containing receptor kinase IX.1 — protein MLPTIENFHYSKAFLLFLILCILPINFAQPLSFTITNFNDTKNASIVGYAGVAKVEDGSVVLNPIIENGKGRVIYGQPLRLKNFSDGLVTDFSTRFSFTIDATVAKYGDGFAFFLAPLLYQIPTATSNGSLLGLYDATQSNIIAVEFDTYLNELDPPVQHVGINNNSVASLNYSKFDIENNLGNMVHALITYNAAAQLLAVSWSFDGTKSSSTPSGYLSYKIDLWEVLPEWVNVGFSGSTGSSTEKNVIHTWEFSSNLDLNSTHGVESDIATKCKVQVKIVVITVICSIVFVLVVISISWLIIKRRRTEDGFGLDRDVMPRRFGYEEIVAATNGFADDRRLGEGGSGQVYKGFLGDSGRVVAVKRIFSDVEDSERIFRNEVNIISRLIHRNLVQFMGWCQEKEELLLVFEYMSNGSLDNHLFGNRRSLTWDVRYKIALGVARALRYLHEDAEQSVLHRDIKSANVLLDTDFNTKIGDFGIARLVDPRLRTQRTKVVGTYGYLAPEYIKEGRVSKESDMYSFGVLALEIACGRRTYQDGEDNHVPLAKWVWKHYVDGNILNAADEELKMDFDIYEMKCLLNVGIWCTLQDHKERPTSEQVINVLKQAVPLPMFSAKFSNNGQPDPFESSSRKA, from the coding sequence ATGTTGCCAACCATTGAAAATTTCCACTACTCGAAAGCTTTTCTTCTGTTCCTCATCCTCTGTATCCTTCCAATAAACTTTGCTCAACCACTTTCCTTCACCATAACTAACTTTAACGACACTAAAAATGCAAGCATCGTTGGATACGCCGGCGTAGCCAAGGTTGAGGACGGATCTGTTGTGCTCAACCCAATCATCGAGAATGGAAAGGGAAGAGTCATTTATGGCCAACCTTTACGCCTAAAAAACTTTTCTGATGGACTTGTCACTGATTTTTCAACTCGTTTTTCATTCACTATCGACGCAACAGTAGCCAAATACGGTGATGGCTTTGCCTTCTTCTTGGCACCCCTTTTATACCAGATTCCGACCGCCACTTCTAATGGCTCCCTTCTCGGCCTATACGACGCCACCCAAAGTAACATCATTGCTGTCGAATTTGACACTTATTTAAACGAGTTAGATCCACCAGTGCAACACGTAGGGATCAACAATAACTCTGTGGCATCTCTCAATTATAGCAAGTTTGATATTGAAAACAACTTAGGGAATATGGTGCATGCGTTGATAACTTACAATGCTGCTGCCCAACTCCTGGCTGTTTCGTGGTCCTTCGATGGAACTAAATCTTCTTCTACTCCTAGCGGTTATCTTTCGTACAAGATTGACCTGTGGGAAGTCTTGCCGGAGTGGGTCAATGTTGGGTTTTCGGGTTCAACTGGATCGTCCACTGAGAAAAACGTGATCCATACCTGGGAGTTCAGTTCAAACCTAGATCTTAATTCTACGCATGGAGTGGAAAGTGACATCGCAACCAAATGCAAGGTTCAGGTCAAAATAGTAGTTATTACAGTAATTTGTTCTATTGTTTTTGTGCTTGTGGTTATTAGTATTTCTTGGTTGATTATCAAAAGGAGAAGAACAGAGGATGGTTTTGGTTTAGATAGAGATGTCATGCCTAGAAGGTTTGGTTATGAGGAAATAGTTGCAGCCACGAACGGGTTCGCAGATGATAGAAGGCTGGGAGAAGGAGGCTCTGGACAAGTTTACAAAGGGTTTCTGGGAGATTCAGGGCGCGTGGTTGCTGTGAAAAGGATTTTTTCTGACGTTGAAGATTCTGAGAGAATATTTAGAAACGAGGTGAACATTATAAGTCGTCTTATACATAGAAACCTTGTGCAATTCATGGGGTGGTGccaagagaaagaagagttatTACTGGTTTTTGAGTACATGAGTAATGGAAGCCTTGACAATCATCTGTTTGGCAACAGAAGAAGTTTGACATGGGATGTGAGATACAAGATAGCATTAGGTGTGGCTAGAGCACTTCGTTATCTTCATGAAGACGCGGAGCAGAGTGTTCTTCATAGGGACATAAAGTCAGCTAATGTTTTGTTGGACACAGATTTCAACACAAAGATTGGTGACTTTGGGATAGCAAGGTTGGTGGATCCAAGATTGAGGACTCAGAGGACAAAGGTGGTGGGGACATATGGGTACCTAGCTCCAGAATATATAAAGGAAGGGAGGGTTAGCAAAGAATCAGACATGTACAGTTTTGGGGTTTTGGCTTTGGAGATAGCATGTGGAAGGAGGACTTACCAGGATGGCGAAGATAATCATGTGCCTTTGGCGAAATGGGTATGGAAACATTACGTGGATGGGAATATTTTGAATGCTGCTGATGAGGAATTGAAGATGGATTTTGACATATATGAAATGAAATGCTTGCTCAATGTAGGAATATGGTGTACCCTCCAAGACCACAAGGAAAGGCCAACCTCAGAACAGGTTATAAATGTTCTTAAACAAGCAGTGCCATTGCCGATGTTTTCTGCAAAATTCTCAAATAATGGGCAACCGGATCCCTTTGAATCGTCATCCAGAAAAGCATAA
- the LOC108338559 gene encoding L-type lectin-domain containing receptor kinase IX.1 — MRMRLLEMVTTFVLLLVLHPPFLKTVESLNFNITNFNDPESERNMAYIGDGKARNGSVELNIVDYLFRVGRALYAKPLHLWDQSSGVLTDFTTRFTFTIDRDKNKNGTYADGFAFYIAPHGYPIPPNSGGGTFALFNTTSNTFIRHNHVLAVEFDTYNGTIDPPMQHVGIDDNSLVSVTSGKFDIDKNLGKKCNVLITYTSSSKTLFVAWSFNGTATSHSNSSLSYTIDLMEILPEWVDVGFSASTGEFTEHNVIYTWDFSSTLNSDASDNSSGGGNGKRKVWVIALATSSAVLVAVVVSVAVWAMMRKKRRDKVDKSNDGEGGANLVKFDLDRATIPRRFDYRELLAATNGFADDRKLGRGASGQVYKGILSDLGRVVAVKRIFAKFANSERVFINEVRVISRLIHRNLVQFVGWCHEQGEFLLLFEYMPNGSLDTHLFGDKKPLTWDVRYKVALGVAAAVRYLHEDAEQCVLHRDIKSANVLLDTDFSTKLGDFGVAKFVDPRLRTQMTGVVGTFGYLAPEYINGRKASKESDIYSFGVVALEIACGRRTYHDGEFHVPLMNWVWQQYVKGNVMDVVDERLNKEFNVDEMRSLIIVGLWCTNPNDKERPKAAQVIKVLELEAPLPELPLDMHDCFPPSLVTYSEQPNFQSIQTLPFTDSFINVGR, encoded by the exons ATGAGAATGAGGTTGCTAGAAATGGTGACAACTTTTGTTCTTCTGCTGGTTCTTCATCCTCCCTTTCTTAAAACTGTAGAATCACTAAATTTCAACATAACAAACTTCAACGACCCTGAGAGTGAAAGAAACATGGCATACATAGGTGATGGCAAAGCCAGAAACGGCAGCGTAGAACTCAACATTGTGGACTATCTTTTCCGCGTTGGAAGAGCCTTGTACGCAAAACCTCTGCACCTGTGGGACCAATCTTCGGGTGTTCTCACAGACTTCACCACGCGCTTCACTTTCACCATTGAcagagacaaaaacaaaaacggCACCTATGCTGACGGTTTCGCCTTCTACATCGCCCCTCATGGCTACCCGATTCCTCCCAACTCAGGTGGTGGCACTTTTGCCCTTTTCAACACCACCTCCAACACCTTTATTCGCCATAACCACGTCCTCGCGGTTGAGTTTGACACATATAATGGCACCATTGACCCACCCATGCAGCACGTTGGCATAGACGATAACTCTCTCGTCTCCGTGACTTCTGGCAAATTTGACATTGACAAAAACCTGGGAAAGAAATGTAACGTTTTGATAACCTACACTTCTTCCAGCAAGACCCTCTTTGTGGCTTGGTCCTTCAACGGAACAGCAACGTCACACTccaattcttcactttcttACACGATTGACCTCATGGAAATTCTACCAGAGTGGGTGGATGTGGGGTTCTCCGCTTCAACAGGCGAATTCACTGAACACAATGTTATTTACACCTGGGACTTTAGTTCAACGTTGAATTCCGATGCTTCGGATAATTCCTCCGGTGGCGGGAACGGAAAACGAAAGGTTTGGGTGATTGCTCTGGCGACTTCTTCGGCGGTCTTGGTGGCCGTGGTTGTGAGTGTTGCAGTCTGGGCAATGATGAGGAAGAAAAGAAGGGATAAGGTTGATAAGAGTAATGATGGTGAAGGTGGAGCCAACTTGGTTAAGTTTGATTTGGATAGAGCAACTATACCAAGAAGATTTGATTACAGAGAACTACTTGCAGCCACCAATGGATTCGCAGATGATAGAAAGCTTGGACGAGGAGCTTCGGGACAGGTTTACAAAGGGATTCTGAGTGATTTGGGGAGGGTTGTTGCGGTGAAAAGGATTTTCGCTAAGTTTGCAAATTCAGAGAGAGTTTTCATCAATGAGGTTAGGGTTATAAGCCGTCTTATACACAGAAACTTGGTGCAGTTCGTAGGGTGGTGCCACGAGCAAGGTGAGTTTCTGTTGCTTTTTGAGTACATGCCTAATGGAAGCCTCGACACTCATCTCTTTGGGGACAAAAAACCTTTGACCTGGGATGTTAG GTACAAGGTAGCATTAGGGGTGGCTGCAGCAGTTCGTTATCTTCATGAAGATGCGGAGCAGTGTGTTCTTCACAGGGATATTAAGTCAGCGAATGTGTTATTGGACACAGATTTTAGCACCAAGCTTGGAGATTTTGGAGTGGCAAAGTTTGTGGATCCAAGGTTGAGGACTCAAATGACAGGGGTGGTGGGGACTTTCGGGTACCTTGCCCCAGAATACATTAACGGACGTAAGGCTAGCAAGGAATCAGACATTTACAGTTTTGGGGTTGTGGCTCTTGAGATCGCATGTGGAAGGAGGACTTACCATGATGGAGAGTTTCATGTGCCTCTGATGAACTGGGTGTGGCAACAGTATGTGAAAGGGAATGTGATGGATGTTGTTGATGAGAGACTGAACAAAGAGTTTAATGTGGATGAAATGAGAAGCTTGATCATTGTGGGATTGTGGTGTACTAACCCCAACGACAAGGAAAGGCCAAAGGCTGCACAAGTGATAAAAGTTCTTGAGTTAGAAGCACCATTGCCAGAGCTTCCACTTGATATGCATGATTGTTTTCCTCCTTCTCTAGTTACATATTCAGAACAACCTAATTTTCAGTCCATTCAGACACTACCTTTCACCGACAGCTTTATAAATGTTGGACGTTAA